CGATCTGCTGCGCGGCGAGCTCGGCTTCGAGGGGACGGTGGTTTCGGATTACGACGCCATCACCATGCTGAAGACCTACCACCGCGTGGCGGCCGACGAACGCGAAGCCGCAGTAAAGGCCCTGCGGGCGGGGATCGACGCGGAATTGCCGACGCGCGTCTGCTACGGCGAGCCCCTGCGGGCCGCCCTCGACGAGGGCCTTGTGTCGATCGAGGAAATCGACGCCTCCGTCCGGCGGATACTGCAGGCGAAATTCGAACTCGGCTTGTTCGAGAATTCCTTTGTGGACGAAGGACGCGCGGCGGAGAGCTTCGAAACGGCGGATCAGCGCGCGCTGGCCCGCGAGGCCGCCGCGCAAACGCTGGTCCTCCTTAAAAACGACGGCACCCTGCCGCTGAAGAATCCGCGGACGATCGCCGTCATCGGTCCCAACGCCGATTCCCCGCGCAATATGTTGGGGGATTATTCCTACGCCGCGGACGTGGAGTTGATGACGCATTCGCCCGTGGCCGCGTTCAAGCTGATGCAGGGGGTGGACCAGGATTTCCTGGACCGGCATTCGGTGAAGGTTCCCTCCATCCTGGAGGGGATCCGCGAACGGGCCGGGACGGAGGCCCTGATCCTGCACGCCTGGGGCTGTCCGGTGGTCGGGGATGACCGCACCGGAATTGCCGAGGCGGCGGCCGCGGCGAAAAAAGCGGACGTGGTGATCCTCGTGTTGGGCGACAAATCCGGGTTGACTTGGGATTGCACCTGCGGGGAGACCCGCGACCGCACCCGGCTGGGTTTGCCGGGCGTGCAGGACGAGCTGGTCCGGGCCGTTGCGGCGGCCGGGAAACCGATCGTCGCCGTGCTGATCAACGGCCGCCCGGCTTCGATCCCTTGGCTGCAGGAAAACGCCTCAGCCATCTTGGAGGCCTGGCTGCCCGGGGAGGAGGGAGCCGCGGCGGTGGCCGACGCGCTGTTCGGGTCGGTCAACCCCGGAGGAAAACTGCCGGTGACGGTGGCGCGTTCGGCCGGCCAGGTGCCGATGAGCTATAACCACAAGCCCTCGGGCAACCGCTCCTTTTTCTACGAATACTACATGGATTCCCCGAACACCCCGCTGTATCCTTTCGGACACGGGTTAAGCTACACGACGTTCGAATACGCCGGATTGTCGGTGACCCCCGCCGAAGCGCGGGCCGGAAGCGTCGTCGACATCCGCGTGAAGGTCGCCAATGCCGGAAAAACCGCCGGGGACGAGGTCGTGCAGTTGTACGTCTGCGATCCGCTGGCTTCCACTCCGCGGCCGGTGAAGGAGTTGAAAGGCTTCCGCCGGATCTCCCTCGCACCCGGCGAAACCCGGACCGTCATCTTCCATCTGCCCGTCGACCTGCTGGCCTTCTACGATGAAGCGCTGGACCTCGTGGCCGAGGCGGGAAAGATCGAGGTGATGATCGGCGGTTCTTCCGAGGATATCCGTCTGACCGGCGGGTTTACCGTGATCGGTCCGCCCAAGGTAAAGATTGCCAGGCGCGTTTTCAATTGTCCGGTGGAGGTGCAGTAGGCGGACGGGGCGGCGGCAATCCCAAGCCGCGGGCAGACCTGAAGGGTAGCCCATGACAAAGCCCTGAAATTGGCAGGATTTGCCATGGGGAGCCCCGTTCGTGCGGTCCGTGGCGGATGAAGCGGTCTTTTTTTGGATGTGCTCAGCCAGCAATCGTCAAACTGTCCCCCGCCCTCGGTGTATTCATCGCCGAGGGTGAATTTCGCCGGGATCCATGGAATCATCGAAAACCACGGGATCCCGACTTCAAGCTCCTCCGTTTGGCAGGGGCGGGGGCCGGGATGACGAAGGAATCCAGGAACACCGGCAGCGCTTTTTGAGGTTTTTTCGGGGATAGACAGCCTGAGCGGCGTCTCATTTTTTCGGGTTTGCGCGGAATAGAAGAGTCCGCTTTTTTGGGATCCGGGTACAATGGTATGGATTTACAGGGCCGCCGCGCCTCGGGGAAGGCGGGCGGCGGTCTTTTCGCCGTACCCTCAAATCGGAAAGGAAGACCCAAGATGAGCGCTTACGTTTTGATGGGAAAGTATTCGCAGGATGCGCTTAAGAAGATCAGCGCCAGGCGCACCGCCGGAGCTGCCGCGGTGATTCGTAAAAACGGCGGCGAACTGAAGGCGGGCTATGCGCTGTTAGGCGAGGTGGATGTCGTCCTCATCGCCGATTTTCCGGACAACGCCAAAGCGATGAAAGCTTCGATCGAGCTTACGCGTTTGCTGGGGATCGGTTTTCGCACCGCCCCGGCGGTCAGCGTGGAATATTTCGACACCATGATGGCGTAAAGCATCGCGGGTGCGGCGGTCCGGCGAATCCGGCCGGACGGGAGCCCCCTGCCATAAGGCGGACCGAGTTCCGGATATCGAAAACGGCAAGCCTCCGTCCGGGAGAGCGGCGGTTACATCGTGCCGCTGAGCAAATCGTCCCCCGGGGGATGATCCGGAAATTGCAGGCGCGTTGTATGCCGATCCGGGGAAGGAGGCCGAGGCCGGAAAGGGGGGCGGACGGCCGCGCTGTTCGGAAAACGGGTATTCATTTACAATACAACGGTCTCCAAGGGATCCCTAAGGATAGGATAATTCCATGATCATCAAGCGGCGGATCGACGGCACCATCCGGCTCAGCCGGTACCGCGAATTTCTTTGGTTCGTGCTCATCACCACCCTGCTCGGGGTGGCCTCCTCCAACGGCGAATTCGGCATCCGGATGGTGACGGTGCTGATCGCCAACTGGATGGCGGTGGCGTTCATGTTCATGATCAACGACGTAGAGGACGCGCCGGACGACGCGCTTTGCCCTCAAAAGGCAATGCGCAATCCGATTTCCGCGGGGATGCTTTCTCACCGCAGCGGTTGGTGGGTGTCGATTCTGGTGGGTTTGCTGGCCGGTTTCCTCTACCTGCTGTTGGGCGTCGGACCGGCCGTGTGGGGATGGATCGGCCTGTTCCTGGGGTACGTGTATTCCTGGAAGCGGATCCGGCTGAAAAATTTTCCGATCGTGGATTTCCTCTCCCACGGCATGATGCTCGCCGGGTGCCAGTTCCTGGCGGCGTTTTACACTTTTTCCCCCGGAGTCTACTGGTGGTGGCCGTTCCCGTTTATCATGACGGTGTCGATTTCCATGTACGGCGAGTTGTTCAACGAATTGCGGGATTTCCACAAGGACCGCGAAGCCGGCTTGACCCACACGGCGCTGTTGGTCGGGTACCAGCCGACGGCGGTTTTAATGTACAGCCTGCTCGGGATCGGAGTTCTCTCGGCCGTCATCACCCTGATCGGGATCATGATCGTGCCTTTCTGGGTGCTGGTCATCACCGGCGTCCTGCTGATCTGCCTGCTGATCCCGGCGATCGTGAGGATCGCCCGCCGGGCGCGGACCCGGGCGGCCGAGTACGAACCGCTGCACAAACCGTTCGAGATCTCCTTTGCGGTGGCGCTTTCCACATATTACGTATACCCGTGGCTGGGAGCGTTGGGGGCCCGCCTTCTGCATTGGCTGCCGCGCTTCTCGTTTTTCTAACGGACGCCGAAAGAGAGTCTGGAAATCCTCCTTGCGGACGACCTTCCCAAGGCGCCGGTGGAAGGGATTCGCAGCGGTATTGTCCGATATTCTCCTAGCCTGGAAGGACCTCCCGGGCTCGGGGGGCAATTTCTCCACCGGCGCGCTTTCTTTGGCTCCGCGCCGCAGGGGGAAGGCGGGCAGACTGCACGATTTGCTCCAATTTGTTATAATACGCGCGCTATTCGGGCGCATAGCTCAGTCGGTTAGAGCGCTTCACTCACATTGAAGAGGTCGGGGGTTCGAGTCCCTTTGCGCCCACAGTTCCTCGGTTACCAGGGGGTGTGCATGCACGCAAGTTACTCATCGGTTGACACTCCAGCCTTTTCCGAATCCAGAGAAGCCGATCGCTTAACCCGGCGCAACCGGGCTGGATTCCCGCGTGGCGCCAAGGGAGATCGTATTCCCGGGATGGGATTCCGGATGAATCTTTTCCTCCCCTGACTGCTCGGGGTCCGCTGGATTCCCAAAAAGCGCATGGGTATCGCCGCGGAAGATTGGCCGCTGGCCGCTGGGCGCTTCACTCAAGGAAGGCCGGACCATCGCGCGGAAGGGCGAGGCCGAGGACCGCCCATTGTGACGGGATTCAAGGACATATCTGCGGCTCGGCGGGCGGCGCGGCAAGCCTCTGCGGGTGTTCACCGACGGCTTCTTCTTCATCATCAAACACCGGATCGCCACGGCCGAGCAAGCCGGCGCCGGGATGGGCGCGGCGGACGCGTGCGAGTTCGAGAAGTCCGCCGACGAGGTGACCAAGCGCTTCTCCCAATCCTTGCAGGATCCGTACGGGGCCGCCAGGGCGGAGACGGCACTCCAACAGCAGGTCCGCGAAACGACGGCCCCGCCCGCGAAAGAGGAGAAGACGGTACAATCGAAGAAATGAAAATTGTGCGGGTGGATCCGGGAGTGAAAAGGCAGGTCGGGGAGTTCCTCGACCTGCCTTTTTCCCTCTACCGCGGCTGTCCGCAGTGGGTGCCGCCGCTGGCGGCCGACGCCCGGTCCATGCTCGACCGCAAGCGGCATCCGTTCTACCGGCATTCCGACGCGGCGTTTTTCCTGGCGGACGACGGCGGACGGCGCGCAGTGGGGCGGATCGCGGTTCTCGACAACCGGCACTACAACGAATACAACCGCGAGCGGACCGCTTTCTTTTACCTGTTTGAATGCCGGGATGATTCCGCCGCCGCCAAAGCGCTCTTTCATGCGGCGGCGGATTGGGCCCGGGCGCGGGGGTTGAACCGTTTGTGGGGGCCGAAAGGATTCACCTCGCTGGACGGCATGGGCCTGCTTGTGCGCGGATTCGAGCACCGGCCTGCGCTTGGGATCCCGTACAACTTCCCCTACTATCCGAAGCTGATGGAGGAAAGCGGTTTCCGCGGCACGGCGGACGTCGTCTCCGGATACTTCAACCGTTCCGCGCAACTGCCCGAGCACATCCACAAAATGGCGGAGATCGTCCGGCGCCGGCGCGGATTGCGGATTTTACAATTCCGCTCGCGGCGAGACCTGGCTAAAGTCGTCCCGCGCCTGCAGAAGCTGTACAACGATTCGCTCGCCGGCACGACCGGCAACACGCCGCTGACCGACGACGAGGCCAAAGCGATGGCGGACCAGATCTTGTGGTTCGCCGATCCGCACCTGATCAAACTGATCGCCAAGGGAGACGAGTTGGTGGGGTTCGTCTTCGCGTATCCAGACATCTCGGCCGCGCTGCAGCGCACCCGCGGGCGCTTGTTCCCGTTCGGGTGGATCGACCTCCTATTGGAATTGAGGCGCACTAAGTGGGTCAACCTCAACGGCGCAGGGATCGTCGATAAATACCGCGGCTTGGGCGGGACGGCGATTCTCTTCGACGAGATGGCCAAGAGCCTGCAGGCGGGGAACTTTGAACACGCCGACGTGGTCCAGGTGGGCGTGGAGAACGACAAGATGCAGCGCGAGCTGCGCGGCCTGGGATTCGATTTTTACAAAACGCACCGGATGTACGAAAAGGCGATATAACGATTGATTATCGTCCTTTGAGAATCGACAATCGGAGAACCCAATATCGGAGATACAGACCTGTGAAAGCGGGGCTTTGAAAATTCCTGCGGGGATCTTGCCCAGGGGGAGACGGATCGTTTTTTTTGTAAAGAGCCGGATGCTGCGTTTTTACTCCGAGACGAGAAGAAAATCAACAGCCGTATTCGAGCTATGGAAGTTGGCAGAAATAGGATTTTTCCAAGCAAAACCTTGCCGCCGAGCTTAAAATCTGAACTTCAGAGGGCGAAAGGCTGGTTTTTTATGGATAATTTGCGGAAATACCGCATGATCTTTCATATCTTTGTTATTGATTAGCGTGGCACCCTATGATAGGAAAGCCAATAATTGCCATGGAATCAAAATTGGGGGGATAAGGGATCTATTAAGATTCAGCAATTGCTGCAGAAACCGGAGAAGTATATTTGATTTCCATCAAGGAAGCGCCATGAAAATGGATAAAAAAAGATTCCGATGGATTTTATTCCTGGCGGGCCTGGTTTGGATTTCTGGCTGCCAGGGGGATCCGAGCGTCGTGCCCACCTCCTCCGCTACTCCCACGCGGGCAATTGCCACCGAAACCCAGACCCCCACCGTTACTGCCACGGGAACCATCCCGCCCCATGAATTAATCCACCCTTCGCAAACTCCCACGCTCGCCGCCCAGCAGGCGGCGAAGTACAGATTGAAGGTCTTGACGGCAGAGAACATATCCCAGGCGAAAATTCTGCCCCTATCACCCAAGCTGACGCCGGCGCCGCTTTCGGTGGCTTGGGCGGCCGACGGGAAAACGGTTGCCATCGGAACCAGTGGGAGTTTTCTCCTGAAGGATCCGAAGGGGGACGCCATCTACGAGCGGAGGGTGACCTACGGAGTGCAAGCCATTGCTTTTTCACCGGATGGCGGGGAGGTGGCATTCGCCGACGGGCATAATGTATACGTCTTCCCGGTGAACGCGCCGCAAAAAGAAACCGCCCTAACCGGCCATACCCGCGCGGTCTTGGCGCTGGTTTTTGACGATGCGGGCAAGCTTCTGGCGTCGGCCGGCGAGGACAACCAGATAATTTTTTGGCAGGATAATTCTCCGCAGAAGAAAACGGTTCTCAAGAACGATAATCCCTTGATCCGGGGATTGGCCTTCACACCTGATTCAAAATACCTCTTTTCTTCCTCGGATGGAGGGGCCATCCGAAAATGGAATTTGGAGACCCAATCCGTGGAGCGGGAGTTCGATTGCGCATGCGAGGGGACGACCCGGCTGATGCGGGTGGAGGGCATCCTCTACGCGGGAACGGAGGAAGGCTGGCTGCAATCCTGGGACATGGCAGAGGGAACCAGGGGACTGCAATTCGACACCGGATTGGGACAGATACGCTCGCTGACTCCGCATGGCAGTGAAGGACAGATCCTCTTGGCGGGCATGGATGGGAGAGTGGGGATTCTGGCGGGCGGCCGGGAAAGCGACTTCCGGGTTCTCTCCCTGACCTACGGCGCGATCACCTCGGCGGCCTCCGACCCGCAAGGCGGGCAAATCCTCATCGCGGCTTCCGATCATTTGGCGGTAACCGTGGATTCGATATCAGGGGAATGGAAGAACACGCTTTTTTCCGGGACTCCGGGCGGGGCGCGGGATTTTTCCTTCAATCGCGATGGAACCTATATCTATCATTCCTTATGGTCGGCCTTCTCGCGCTGGAACATGGCGCAATCGATCAACCAAAGCGTCACCGCTTATTCGCGTATCTCCTCGATCTTCGGGACAAACCCCTGGGCGTTCCTGCCGGATGGAAACCTGATCGTCATTCTGGAAGACAGCAACCGAAGAAATTCTCTGGCAATCCTGGATCCGGACTCGGGGGGGATTGAGAAAATACCCGAGACGGAAACCATGTCGCCGATCATAGCGGCCGATGTGGACTCGACGGGAAAGTACCTGGCCTGGCAGATCGAAGGGTATGGACGCGGAGCCGGTCTCCTGAATTTCATGGGCCTCGACGGTCAGGAAAGAACCCAATGGGCAAGCGAGATGCCCGGATACGGGTATTGGGCATTCCGACGCCCGTTGGCGCTTCTTTCCAATCGCATCCTGTTTACCGCCGGACCGGACGGCTTGCGTCGCTACACGGCCGGCAAGCCGGAGCCGGATCTGGTTTCACAAGAGGGGTATCTGGATCTGCGGCTGTCCACTGACGAAAAGATGCTGGCCGCTGTGGTTGCCTATCCCAGTCCCTTAAAACCCCAGGGACATATAAACATTTACCGGGTTTCCGATGACGGCAACCTGGAGCGGGTGCAGCGGATCGTGGGGGAGGCGGTGTCGCTCGGCCCGCGGGGCGAATTGCTGGCGACGCTCTACGGCGGGCTCCTTAAAGTGATCGACACGACCGACTTCCGCGAATTGCGGACCTATGTGGTTTTGGGGGAGAAAATCAAATACGTCCAATTCAGCCCGGCCGGCGATTGTTTCGCGGCGCTTACGGATAAAAACAACGTTTATATATGGGGGATCCCGGCGGATGCGGTCTGAGGCCTGGAGGGCGCCATGAAAAAACATATCCTGTTTCTTCTCGTATTTATTCTCCTGACCTCGTGCTCTTCCCCTTCGCCGGCCGCGACGGCAACACCGGTTCCCTCTCCGAGCGAGGCGCCGGTGAAGACGCCGGTGGAAACCGGCGTTTACCGGGTTGCATCACTGACGAAGATTTACGCCGGGCCGGACTCGGCTTTTTTCCCCGAATCCGGAACGCTTGCTCCTGATACCGTGATTACGATTCTGGGGTTTTGGGGGAATTATTCCCTGGTTTTAAGTGAAGGGCTGGAGGGATATGTTATGACGGAGGATATTGAACCTGCGCCGGTCGGCTCTCCTGGGCTGGACCCTTTGACCATCCCGGCCTATAACGAGATCGCGGTGGATCCGGCGCCCGACGATCTGGTCCGTTATGGATGGATGAGTTCCCCCCGCTGGATGCTGGCCGCTCCCCCGAACGGATTTCTCATCTGGGAAATCCAAGTTTCCGATCCGGCTCCGGCAGGCTTGAGTATCGCCATCTCTGCGTCCTCCCCGCTTCTGGCCAAGGATCCCTGGCGGTCGCACTCGATAGTGCTTGGAATGGAATCGGACTCTGTGCTCACGCTCGAGCTGAATGACGGTCTGAAGGCCGCATCACCGGCCGAGGCGCTGCTGTATTCGGATTCGATCGGGAAGATTCCCGCCGGCGGGCGGTTTCTGCTCATGGCGGGGATGGAAAAAGGCGTTTTGCAGAGCATGGTGTTCCGCGAAGGGGAAAGCTCCGCGGCGCCGATCGCATCGTATTCCACCTCGGCGTTGAACCTCTCCTTTATGAAAGGAAACCGGGCGGAGATCCATACCGCTCTACGGGGCGCATCGTCGGTAGATCCGGAGGGGCTGGAGATTCAGGTCCGGGCTATCCCGGACGGAATCCACAACAACCAATTGAGGCCGGGGAACAATTCTTTGGTCTCACCCGGTCGGCTGGTTCTCAACGGTGACGGATCGGTCTTGGCCCTCCAGGATACCGGCGGGCGTGTTGATTTCGTGGAGACTGGAACGTGGTCCAAGATCGGATCGGTCTCGACCAAATTATATCCGGGTGGGATGGATTTTTCATCAAGCGGTCTTGTGGCGACGGTCGGGAGCGATCACCGACTGGCCGTGTTCAACATGCTGGACGGCTCACTGGTCGCCCTTCGCCCGGGGTGGCCTGAGTCGCCGGACCCCGCTTGCAGGGCTCAGTTTGATTACTCGGAAAGCTTGATCGGGATGAACTGCGGCGGGGGACTAGTCGGCCTATTTCGCGCCTCCGATGGGGCCGCCATTTCCTCGGTCAGCCCCTTTCCCCTTTTCCGGAGTTATCGAATTGGTCGGGACCTTCTATCGATTCATGGCGCCGTCAGGGGGTCCACCAGTTTAATTTCGGCCATTGCCGTCACGAAAGATTTTCAGACTTGGCGGTTTATCCGCATCGAAGGTCACGACAACCTTGTCGGGATGGGGGATGAGGGAGGGATATTCGCCTCGCTCAATCCCAACAAATCCAGTATAAATATTTTTGAAATCCGCGAAGACAAGCTCAATCCGGCTCCGGTCCTGTACGTGCCGGTTACCCCGGGAGAATCCCAAGAGGATCCTTTCGTCGGCGCCGAGGCCGTATTCTTCGAACACAATACGAAAACCATCCTTGTTTTCATCTATGCGCAGCATCTGCAGTTTTCGGTCTACGCCGTCGGGAATAACAAGGCGCTGTTCTCCCAATCGTTTCCGATCGAGTCCACCGCCTTTAACTATACATTCAGCCGGGACGGGAGGACTCTGGCGTTCCTTTCCGCCGAGCGGTCGTTGACCCTCATGCGTTTTTCCGATCCGGTCGAAATCCGGGAATGGTCTATGCCCATATAGCATTATTATTGACCAAATAAAGCCGGTGTATTTTTTCGTATGGGAAACCCGTCGACCATCAGACGAAAAAAGCGATAATCCTTTTCCCAAACCCTTCATGTTCTTCGTGGATAAATATTATTCAATCGCGAAGGGCGTCGAGCAGGCTGTCGCCGATTTCCAATAAAGAATTCACCGTCCGGTCCGCCGCAAGGTAATGCGGGTCGTTTCGCAATTCCGGCAGCGGGACGGCGATGCACTTCATTCCGGCGGCCTTGGCGGCCTGCACGCCGGCGATCGAATCCTCGATCGCCAGGCACGCCTGCGGCGGAACCCCGAGGCTTGTTGCCGCGGCAAGATACACGTCCGGGTGGGGCTTTCCGCGGGGTTCGTTTTCCGCCGAGCAGACCGCTTCGAAATACGGCCGTACCCCCAGGCGGTCGAGCACCGCATCGATGAGCGACCGGGCCGAGGACGAGGCCAGCGCCAGGCGCAGCCCGCGCGAACGGAAGAGGCCCAGGGCGTCCATCAACCCCGGCATGGCCTCGCCCCGTTCACGCACCCGGCGGATCACCCCCCGGAGGATCTCCGCGGCGAGGATCTCCGGCGGGGGGCCGTTCCACGGCCGGCGATCGTACCAGTAACGGGTCACTTCCCCGATGCGCATGCCCGTGGTCAGGATGCAATCCGACTCGGTCAGCTGCAGGCCGTGCCGGCCGAAGATTTCGATTTCCGATTCGCGCCAAAACGGTTCAGAATCGATCAGGATTCCGTCCATGTCGAACACAACCGCCCGGAGCGGGGAGGGGCGCGGGGTCATGGCGCGGGTCCTCAGGAATTCCGCACGGCGGTGAGGAATCCGATGTGTTTGTGGACGGGGTTGTCGCGCAGGGTCACGGCGAATCCCTTGCGGCGCAGAAAGTCCGCCAGTTCGCTGTGGGAGTGGGGCGTGCAGCCGTCGTGGTACTCCATGGCAATGCGCTCGATCCGGCGGAGGGTTTCGTCGGACGCACCGAGGAAAATCTCATATTCCGCGCCCTCGCAATCGACCTTGAGGAGATCGCAACGGGCGAATCCGGCTTTACGGAGCGCCTCTTCCAGCGTGGCGCCCTCAACCGTGAGTGCGGAAGACGGAGCGGATCCTTCGCCCGGCGCGGTGCTATGCTGGACCGCGATTCCGGTGGCGGTCTGCAGACGCATCGGACCGGAGTGCGCGCCGACGGCCAGGGGGAACGCCTGCACGTTGCGAATGCCGTTCAACAGGAGGTTCTCCTTTAACAGGTCGAAAGATTCGGCGAACGGTTCGAAGGCGGCGATTCGACGCTGCGGATGACCCCGGGCGGCGCGGATGGAAAAATCCCCCAATCCGGCGCCGATGTCCATCACCGTCCACTCCTCGCACCAGGCGGGAAGGTCCATCTCATAGTCGCGGTCGAGGCAGGTTTCCTTGATGATCCACAGGTCCATCAGGCTGCGGAGGCGGAAGGCGCTTCCGTCGGTCAGCCGCACCGTCACCGGACGGGGCGGGCGGCCGGCCAGCAGGCGCGCCGCGCTTCCCCAACTCCGGATTCCGGCCAGGAGGGTGGGGATGGATCGCAGGTAGTAAAACCAACGGGCGAGCATATTCCGGTTCCTTTTTTATCCGGATTTCACACCGAACGGCAAGGGTACCTTGTTTTTCGCTTGGATGTCAATCCCATTTTGAGGATCCGTCCGCAAAGGACGGTAGTACTTCTGCTTTCCCCTTGCCTGACAAGATATGAAAGAGGATAATAAGTGGGGCGGATTTCCTGAAGAAAGGCGGGCGGTCCCATGCTGATCGCGATCATCCCGGCCTACAACGAAGAGCGATTCATCGGCTCGGTTGTGCTGAAGGCGAAGAAATACGTCGATGCGGTCCTGGTGATTGACGACGGCTCGAAGGACCTCACGGCGGAAGTCGCCCGGGCGGCCGGGGCGGTGGTGGTGCGGCATGAGACCAACCGCGGCAAGGGCGCGGCGCTGAATTCGGGGTTCGAGAAGGCGCGGGAACTGCGGGCGCAGGCGGCGGTGGTGCTGGACGGGGACGGACAGCACCGGCCAGAGGACATTCCAACCGTCATAGCGCCAATCCATGATGAGAAGGCAGATATTGTTGTGGGATCACGATATTTGGAGCAACAGAGTCATATCCCGTTTGTCCGAATTCTTGGCCATCGTTTTTTTAATTCGTTCACCAATTGGTTGACCGGTACGCACGTTACGGATTCACAAAGCGGATTCCGCGCCTTTTCGACAAAAGCCCTTCAGAGAATCAAGTTCAAATCGGAGGATTTCTCCGTGGAATCGGAAATGCAATTCCTTGCAGCGCAACAAGATTTACAGTTGACCGAAGTGCCAATTGTCATCTGCTATCCGGAAAGACCCAAACGATCGGTTATTGCGCATGGGGTCTCGGTGCTGAACGGGATTCTTCGGCTTGTCGGCCAGCACCGTCCGCTGTTGTTTTTTGGAGTACCGGGAGCTATTTTAATAACAATGGGTTTGCTGTGGGGCGCCTGGGTAGTGGATATTTATTCGCGATATCAGACGCTTGCCATCGGATACGCGCTGATAAGTGTTTTCCTTTCGATCGTTGGAATGTTCTTTTTATTAACCGGGATCATTCTGCATTCTATCCGCGCGCTGTTGATGGAATTAAAATCCGCCATGGCAAAATAGCGTTGATATCCAGCCTTCGGAGACCTTCGACGCCCTGCGAGAGTGGATCCCAGGATCTCTTCTAGCCAGAAAAGGCTCGCGCCCGTCATCGCTGTCGATAAATAAAACCGGAGGAACCGGTAATGATTTGTAAAAAACCATATGGTAGAAAAACTGAAAATTCGTACGCTTGGTGTACGCATCCCCCACGAACTGGATCTTATCGGGATCGTTTTGTACATCATCCGTGAGTCTTTTCCTGCTCAAAGATAAAATTCATCTACGGATATTCTACATATCGAATAAAGGGGATGATGGAGACCTGTGGATTAGGAACGGCGGATAGAATAATTCTCAGACACATCGAAAATAAGGAAGGGTTTCCATTTATGCAAGCATTGACTCTCTGGAAATACGATCTGGAAGTGCCCAAAGTTGAATTGGATTTTTACCCGCAGTATCTTTGCAGGGCTTTCAGGAATATCGACCTTCTTCCATATAAAAATTCAACCCTAAATTTAGTAGGCACATTGGTTTTATTAAAAAATGCTAATCCGGACGATTTCCTCTCGCTTTTTTGGGAGTCACATTGGCCGATACAACCTGTTGGACAAACTCTGCTATTGGCACCATCGACATGGTGTGGGAGAAAGACCCAAGCACATTCGATAGAAGAGAATTTTGGTTGTCAATTTTACGAAGTAGAAAATCCGGATTTATTTCGACCGGAGGATGTGATTGGCGGGTTACAGAGATACGGAATCTATCTAATTGAGAA
This genomic interval from Anaerolineales bacterium contains the following:
- a CDS encoding FkbM family methyltransferase codes for the protein MLARWFYYLRSIPTLLAGIRSWGSAARLLAGRPPRPVTVRLTDGSAFRLRSLMDLWIIKETCLDRDYEMDLPAWCEEWTVMDIGAGLGDFSIRAARGHPQRRIAAFEPFAESFDLLKENLLLNGIRNVQAFPLAVGAHSGPMRLQTATGIAVQHSTAPGEGSAPSSALTVEGATLEEALRKAGFARCDLLKVDCEGAEYEIFLGASDETLRRIERIAMEYHDGCTPHSHSELADFLRRKGFAVTLRDNPVHKHIGFLTAVRNS
- a CDS encoding glycosyltransferase family 2 protein; this encodes MLIAIIPAYNEERFIGSVVLKAKKYVDAVLVIDDGSKDLTAEVARAAGAVVVRHETNRGKGAALNSGFEKARELRAQAAVVLDGDGQHRPEDIPTVIAPIHDEKADIVVGSRYLEQQSHIPFVRILGHRFFNSFTNWLTGTHVTDSQSGFRAFSTKALQRIKFKSEDFSVESEMQFLAAQQDLQLTEVPIVICYPERPKRSVIAHGVSVLNGILRLVGQHRPLLFFGVPGAILITMGLLWGAWVVDIYSRYQTLAIGYALISVFLSIVGMFFLLTGIILHSIRALLMELKSAMAK